In Clostridium sporogenes, one genomic interval encodes:
- a CDS encoding sigma 54-interacting transcriptional regulator, whose amino-acid sequence MKSSTLLEIQDTVAKYANIISNIIKVDVEIVDKNLCRVAGTGIYKNEINKDISKEGYVYAQVIKTGDKQIIKNPGQHYLCKKCNHRDNCLEKMLVCTPIILNEDIIGVIGLVCSEEGQRNYFIENFDSYIQILDQISDFISTKSYEYLEIERSHMMVNLLNQIIDSVDKGVLVTKNNEIVHMNTSAMKQLKLKANNISKKIAISSTSEYIMGGEVYTITIDNEKFELMGKIIPVFPILSSYDTIFVFEEIKHLKSKICKVSGGREVIKVEDIIGESKAMIQLKNGIKKIASSSSTVLITGESGTGKEVIARAIHCESDKNTNPFIAINCGAIPDALLESELFGYVRGAFSGADPNGRVGKFELANKGIIFLDEIGDMPLYLQVKILRVLQERKLVRIGSNHLIDLDIRVIAATNKDLKKLIKENKFREDLYYRLNVIPLKIPPLRERKEDIDLLMKMLIKKYNGLFGKSVHKIDKECRDILMNYPWYGNVRELENAVEFMINMADDSGMVTMNMLPPNIVENKNFQVYGMGMDEDIKPLKDIEKEYILRALDIYGHDTKGKQLAAKRLGIGIATLYRKLEEMKHLSK is encoded by the coding sequence ATGAAAAGTTCTACATTACTAGAAATTCAAGATACAGTGGCTAAGTATGCAAATATAATTTCAAATATAATAAAAGTAGATGTGGAAATTGTTGATAAAAATCTATGTAGAGTAGCAGGTACTGGTATTTATAAAAACGAAATTAATAAAGATATATCCAAGGAAGGATATGTATATGCTCAGGTTATAAAAACTGGAGATAAGCAAATAATAAAGAATCCAGGACAACATTATTTGTGTAAAAAATGTAATCATAGAGATAATTGCCTAGAAAAAATGCTTGTATGCACTCCTATAATATTAAATGAAGATATTATAGGAGTAATAGGACTTGTATGTTCAGAGGAGGGTCAAAGGAATTATTTTATAGAAAATTTTGATTCATATATTCAGATACTAGATCAAATATCAGATTTTATAAGCACTAAATCATATGAATATCTTGAAATTGAAAGAAGTCATATGATGGTGAATTTATTAAATCAAATAATAGACAGTGTAGATAAAGGTGTTCTAGTTACTAAAAATAATGAAATAGTTCATATGAATACAAGTGCTATGAAGCAACTTAAGTTAAAAGCTAATAATATAAGCAAGAAAATAGCAATATCTTCTACTAGTGAATATATAATGGGCGGGGAAGTATATACTATAACTATAGATAATGAAAAGTTTGAACTTATGGGTAAGATTATACCTGTTTTCCCTATATTATCATCTTATGACACAATATTTGTGTTTGAAGAAATAAAGCATTTAAAATCTAAAATATGTAAAGTTAGTGGAGGAAGAGAAGTTATAAAGGTTGAAGATATTATTGGAGAGTCAAAAGCTATGATTCAACTTAAAAATGGGATTAAAAAAATTGCCTCATCAAGTTCCACGGTTCTTATAACTGGAGAAAGTGGCACAGGTAAAGAAGTAATTGCGCGGGCTATACATTGTGAAAGTGATAAAAATACTAATCCTTTTATAGCTATAAATTGTGGCGCTATACCAGATGCTCTTTTAGAAAGTGAATTATTTGGATATGTAAGAGGAGCTTTTAGTGGAGCAGATCCAAATGGAAGAGTAGGTAAATTTGAATTAGCTAATAAGGGAATAATATTTTTAGATGAAATAGGAGACATGCCTTTGTATCTTCAAGTTAAAATACTAAGAGTACTTCAGGAAAGAAAATTAGTAAGAATAGGATCTAACCATCTGATAGATTTAGATATAAGAGTTATAGCAGCTACTAATAAGGATTTAAAAAAACTCATAAAAGAAAACAAATTTAGAGAAGATTTGTATTATAGACTCAATGTTATTCCATTAAAAATACCACCTTTAAGAGAACGAAAAGAAGATATAGATCTTCTAATGAAAATGTTAATAAAAAAATATAATGGATTATTTGGTAAATCCGTTCATAAGATTGATAAAGAATGTAGAGATATCTTGATGAATTATCCCTGGTATGGTAATGTAAGAGAACTTGAAAATGCTGTGGAATTTATGATAAATATGGCAGATGATAGTGGTATGGTGACTATGAATATGCTTCCACCTAATATAGTTGAGAATAAGAATTTTCAAGTTTATGGGATGGGTATGGATGAAGATATAAAACCTTTAAAAGATATAGAGAAAGAGTATATTTTAAGAGCTTTAGATATATATGGACATGATACTAAGGGTAAGCAATTGGCTGCAAAGCGTTTAGGAATAGGTATAGCTACCCTATATAGAAAATTAGAGGAGATGAAGCATTTATCAAAATGA
- the dpaL gene encoding diaminopropionate ammonia-lyase, translated as MSKKIKWKNNTMKGETDKVSVEFLGEEEIKKARDFHQSFPQFTKTPLVNLDNLAKHLGVAGVYVKDESYRFGLNAFKVLGGSFSMGKYLAKRLGKDISELSYEKLTSEEARKKLGDITFITATDGNHGRGVAWTATQLNQKSIVYMPKGSSLTRLENIRKEGAKASITEFNYDDAVRLAASQAKENGWVMVQDTAWEGYEEIPTWIMQGYGTMASEALEQLKELNVEKPTHIFVQAGVGSLAGAVQGYFASVFKDECPITVIVEADEADCLYRSAVVGDGKPRAVTGDMPTIMAGLACGEANTIGWEVLKSYSSTFVSCPDWVSANGMRMLGNPIKEDKKIISGESGAVTAGLLNSIMTNDDMKELKEQLKLDENSRVLLFSTEGDTDPDKYRKIVWNGEYSK; from the coding sequence ATGAGTAAAAAAATAAAATGGAAAAACAATACTATGAAAGGGGAGACAGATAAAGTATCTGTTGAATTTTTAGGAGAAGAAGAAATAAAAAAAGCTAGAGATTTTCATCAAAGCTTCCCACAATTTACAAAGACTCCTTTAGTAAATTTAGATAATTTAGCAAAACACTTAGGCGTAGCTGGAGTATATGTAAAGGATGAATCTTATCGTTTTGGATTAAATGCTTTTAAAGTATTGGGTGGTTCTTTCTCTATGGGTAAATATTTAGCCAAGAGACTAGGAAAAGATATATCAGAATTAAGTTATGAAAAACTTACTTCAGAAGAAGCAAGAAAAAAGCTTGGTGATATAACATTTATTACAGCTACAGATGGTAACCATGGTCGTGGGGTAGCATGGACTGCAACACAATTAAATCAAAAATCAATAGTTTATATGCCAAAGGGATCTTCATTAACACGTCTTGAAAATATAAGAAAAGAAGGTGCTAAAGCATCTATAACTGAGTTCAACTATGATGACGCAGTGAGACTTGCAGCCTCCCAGGCGAAAGAAAATGGGTGGGTTATGGTTCAAGATACTGCTTGGGAAGGATATGAGGAAATACCTACATGGATAATGCAAGGGTATGGAACTATGGCATCAGAAGCATTGGAACAATTAAAAGAATTAAATGTAGAGAAACCTACACATATATTTGTGCAGGCTGGAGTTGGTTCTTTAGCAGGAGCTGTTCAGGGGTATTTTGCTTCAGTATTTAAAGATGAATGCCCAATAACTGTAATAGTAGAAGCTGATGAAGCAGATTGTTTATATAGATCAGCAGTAGTTGGAGATGGGAAACCAAGAGCAGTGACTGGAGATATGCCTACTATAATGGCGGGGCTTGCCTGTGGAGAAGCAAATACCATAGGATGGGAAGTATTAAAATCTTATAGTTCAACTTTTGTATCTTGTCCAGATTGGGTTTCAGCAAATGGTATGAGAATGTTAGGAAATCCTATTAAAGAGGACAAAAAAATAATATCAGGAGAGTCAGGAGCAGTAACAGCAGGATTGTTAAATTCTATAATGACAAATGATGATATGAAAGAATTAAAAGAACAACTAAAGTTAGATGAAAATTCAAGAGTACTTTTATTTAGTACTGAGGGTGATACAGACCCAGATAAATATAGAAAAATTGTTTGGAATGGTGAATATTCAAAATAA